The following nucleotide sequence is from Salvia splendens isolate huo1 chromosome 2, SspV2, whole genome shotgun sequence.
AGCATACAGTACTTTTTACATTAGTCAATGCAGATGAACATTTTGCATGTTTATGAAAATAAATCCGATATATTATAAGCATAACTTGAGAAGGAAATGAACCGTGAGCCCATAGCTTCACCTTTTATTTGAcgattcgaatttttaaaatactgGATCCAATATGCTAAACAAGGAGATATCATTTTATCTAGGTATAACTAATTGAATATTGACCCTCATGAAACACATTATTTATTCTTTGCCCCAAACACTAGGCAACTAGAAAACCCAAAAATGAGTAAAGGACATTGTGAATgggaactttttttttctttacattaTTAAAAGGAGGAATTGTTTATAATAGAATTTTCTCTATTTAAGGCAGCGGTGAATTGAAACTCCAAAATCCAAACAGCAATTTCGAATTAAAGTGGGGCAGCTTTTCAAGAATGTAAGTTGATAATAGTGATAATCCTAATCCTAATTTGCATTACCCATTGCTCAAATCATGTCTTATAATcattaattagtttttttttcttcctgtTTTAGTTCACATTTTGCTGGTGAGAGTGAAGCTGCATAATTCCATGCAACGATGTTCAATTGCATCAGAAATTGCTTTAGCAATAGCATTAGAGATAACGGTATGACTTTAAACGCCCTTACTTATTAGTATGTTTCATGTCTAAAATGCAAGTGATTTGTGCAGTCAAGGGTTGTAGGATTGTACAACTACTGTGGTCCGACACATTAATGCGACGGGCATTTTTTGTTTTACAACCATTTTTGACGGATGTTTGGAAACTAAGCTTCACTCATGCCGCCGCAATCGTCAACATATGGGAAGGAACAAGCCTCATGCTACCCGCCGTCTTTCAGCTCCTCGCCGACAAGTATCTCGGAAATTTTAAGGTGGTCGTCATCTCTACCGTCTCCTCTACTCTGGTGAGTCCATATCTATATCACTATGAAAAGATAAATTgtcaaaaaaatacataaagtttgatcaaattctgGTATGTCCCGTAACTTTAAAAATCTCATACGACTATATCTAAAATTCATGGTTTTCTGGCTGGTTTTCAATGTTATGTGACGAACTAGAATTAACCAAACTTTATGGTATTTTGTCAATTTTGCTCCATCTCATCTTTGAAAATCTCATGGGATGATCGACACTAAATCTAAAATTTATGGCTGATTTTCAAAGTTACGTActaaaatttgaccaaattttatggTTTCTTGATTGCAGGGTATCGTTTTTGTTACAATGTCGTTGCCACCGGTTCTGGGCATGGGTCCATGCAAGGAATACAATGAAACATGTGTAGGGAATACGCAAAGAGGCCTATTGTACCTCGGAGTGGCGTTAACGGCTATCGGACGAGGCGGGCTGACCGTGAGTGTGCCTTGTTTGCACGATGAACAGACCAGCCAGGGGGGACAATTTAAATTGTGTGGTCTTGTGCAAAAGCATGGCTCGACAGCACAGAACCTTTGCGTATACGCAATTGGACTTGTTATAATTTCACTGATATCGTCGTGGACTTTCCGGTTTGGGTTTCCGGCAATCTTCGCCGCCTTTGTAACCGTTACCTTTTTGGGCGGATGGTCGTCTTACACAAAAACCGGTCCCAAGGACGAAGGGAGTTTGCTCTCTACACTCTTCAAAGCGTTCACCCCTTGCAGGTTAAATAATTCCGTTAAATAATCATTGTTAATAAAATGGGCCCCACTATTTCAACCATGTGGTCTCTTTTTTTTACTCTTTCTTTTACTAATTTTAGtcaaatttcacaaaattagtccACTTTCTATCTAATTTTATACAGAAATCATCAAGAAAACGAAGGTGGTCGCAAGGAGTCCAGTTTTATGCGGCACATCACCGGCATCtcaatcaacttcatcatcttagGCATTGTCTCCGCGCTCGGAAACACCTTCTTCGTCTCCCAAGCGAACTATATGAAGCGCAAATTCCTATTTATGACCATTCCACTCGCCGTATTCCAGCTGCCGATGCTGATCGCCCTAGCCGCCGCCCCGTGCATATGCGCGATGTGTGCGTTCCTCCAATGCGCGAACAAATACTGCAACTTCTGCGTGCCAAGATGCCTGCGCACGATCCCATCGATCGTGGGCGTGGCGGTGGCCATGGCGCACGCGATACTCTGCTGCGTGGTAGCCGCGGCGGTGGTGAAGCGCAAGCATGCCATGTGGCTGGTGTTCCAGTTCTACTTGGTGGCGTGCGTGGATGTGTTTTTTAGGAGCAGCATCGAGGCGTACTACCACGCGCAGGCACCGAGCACGCTGAGAGACTACCACGATGTGTACACGGATTTCGTGACGGGGGTTGGGTATTTTAGTAGTGTGGTTTTGGTGGCGATTGTGGGAAGGGTGAGTGAGGGGgaggggaaggggaagaagagTTGGTTTGGGGAGACGGTGGGTGAGAGCCGTTTGGATCGGTATTATTGGCTGCTGGCGGTCTTGGGGACTTTGAGTTTGGCTGGATTTTGGGTGATGGTTCCGTTTTGCATAGGCAGGGTTGACAAATCGCCCGCGAATGACGATAACGATAGTAACAGACTTCGTCACCAATCTTCTTGTTGCTTCGGGCGTTACTGATggagtaacttttttttttttttttgtattaataATGTCATATAGTAATACTATGGATTTTATCCTTCTTCCtctgttgatatttaaatactTCTTGTGTATGTTTGGAATTCCTGTTATCGTCTAGTGATATGCAGCAGCCAGCTGAAGTTACAGACATAATAGATTTATAATCAATATTGTGCAAAACTAACTTGTGTAGATTTCTTCCTTGATTAATTAGTCTCTGCATCCTCTACTTTCGGTATTCACGTCCGATTGAACATCTATCACGTTTCTCGGACCAAGACTGTTCTGTTTTCACatgtttaaaatattataacctcttactattttttttaacaatacATACATATAGATTTTGGGGCTAAGAGAATTCAATTCCATGTAGCAAGTCCTGAGCGGTAACCAACTCCCCCACGATAAGTATTACTGAAAATCTATACTAATTACTCATTTTATGACTGAATAACATAAATCTATAGTAATTACTCAGATAGCTGATGGGCCTCGGAGCCACACGTGCCTTCCTCCCTAGATTAGAAGTCAACtaaatattactataatttaaataataattttcacTTAGTTTTATAATGTTGTAGCGCTAACAAGACTATAAGAACACTTACAATGGTTCGAGGCTATTTCATACCCTATCTCACAGCCTATCTTATTTCCTTATGTACAAAAACATTTAATCCCATAACATATCTCTCTATAATGTGCAACCTATCTCTTGCCTATTCCACAACTCATCTCATTTTCATatcatcattattttatttatattttttgtaaatgttgtttaataaaattattggcCCACTAATAAAGCTCATTTACACCaattaaaaacaaatgaaaacctAATTCACTATTCATCTTCTTCTCCATTAAAAAACTTCTCTGCGTAATTCTCTTTATATAATTCTTCTCTCCTTCTTCATACTACAACCTCTCTCcttcaaacaaaacaaaaaaaatggggCAGTCGCCGATCTCGGCGCCCAAATCGTGTGCGGTGCCCGAGCGCTCGGCGGTGGGGTACCCGATGGCCAACTTGTTCGCCAAAATGTGTGTCAATCGGCACCTCATTGAGGATGCTCTAATAGGAAGTTGTTtagtagataaaaaaaaataaaagattcaaTTTCAAGTGAGCTTAATTTCTTGAACTCCACTCCGTACTAGATACCAAAGGTTCAAGTCATTGTTTTAAAGTGACGTGGAATTTATTTGCATAATTTCGTGTGATGATGCTTTAAATTGATGTGgaatttattttcataatttatcAATGTGTGATGAAGTAGGTGTAGGATGGAACTTTGTGACATAAATATAGCTTTGAGTGTTAGATTgatcaaaattaaattgtttAGAGATTGTGCTAGATTGAATATGTGTGTGATTACTTGAAATTATAATTATCACATGGAGGGCATCTGTGGATACCGTTCTCGTCTAATTTACACTGACATggttattttgttttattcatttaattttattataaccCCATAAAAACTACTTATATTATAtcattaattttacaaaatatagatatattaaagccaatttattattttatccatTTATTAAAGTTATAACATACAGAATGAACATATCAACTTTTGATTGTTACGTAATTTGTAAAATTAACACAACTAAACAAGAACAAGCTAGGCTCATAGATTGTGCTATAGTACTACAGTCtatactaagagcatctccaataggttaggacgtcaaatagccctcaaatagccttcacactgccacatcatcagcactacaattctcctgccacatcagcttgccacatcaactggacatcaaatagcccttacatagccttcacactacctatccacatcactaataacaattatctatacatatataaaagttgagttttgggggcattttgggaattaaaaattttggtttgggATTATAATGTgccattataaatatttaaataaaattataatgtgTACGGTTTTTATTGttgttataataaattaatttacacTTCCAGGAAGGCACTTCGAATATTTATAAGTATTAcgtaattaatcaattaaaagCATAAATGATGAATGTGTCGGTTAAATTTTTTAAGTTAAAaacttaaaagaaattaaagtctCTTGAGGaacattataaaataaaattaaaccatTCTCTATCCAATAATGACATAACGTTCTTAacggaaataattaaattgaaacagTCAACTATCTTATTTGTATTTAATGTACATAATAACGTTTATTAAATTTTCAGTATTTATTTCACAATTTTAAcccttattttaaaattatttcacATACTTTGGAGGTCCAATGTTTCTATGACTTGTCATTTGACATTATGTAGGGAAAAAATTATTATAAGAACCTTGCTCTTGATGCCTCGGTTAGTTATCCAGCAAGGAATGAGAAGAAGAGGAGACGTGGGAAGAAAACAAGAGGTTACGAAGAGAAGAAACGTTTAAGGACAATAGGGAAGAGAGATTGATCTTTCATTTTAtgttgataataataatatgatgaTGCACAAACTCATAATTATATGTAAAgcatttaatattaatatccTAACCACAGAACTCATCGAATACACgtgtagtagtattaaatagaATAATGTGGTTTGGTATTTTAATAATGACTTTTGAgagttttatattttttccccAATTTTTGAGATTGCCttgaaatttttttactttttctaaCGGTGGATGTTTCTCTAAATATGACATAGAATAGAATTGTAGGTCGATTAGGTTTCTCCACTAATTAAAATGATGCCTCATGCTTCATTTTTTCCCTATAAATATGACATTAGATGATTTGATCTATCCACACATACCTACTTACCTTATACAGCTTAAGCTTCATCTTTTTGTTCTTCCCACAAGTAGCAAGGTTGATACCATGGAACCATTCCACACCTTGCTCGATGATCTACAACTAACGAAAACTAATTCGATTATCAAAGTCCGTTGTATCTATGTCTATGAAGGTGCCGCTCCTAAAGACAAAACCAATATCGTGAGTTTAGAATGTGTGCTTCACGATCGAATGGTATGTTGTTTTGTGCGTTTTAGATATGTTTTTGCAAGTTATATGAAACCATTACCTATGGACTTTTTGTGTTGAGGGCACAAGGATTCAAGCAACTATTCCACGAATTCTACACGTAAGGTTTGGTGCACTAATTAGGGAAGGGGGTATATTTCGTATACGCAATTTTCTCGTGAGGCAAAATCGGCCTCGCAATCCAGTTACAAATCATGCATACCACATTAAGATGATTTCAAGCACACAAATGATTGCAGTTAATGAGCCTCAATTTCCAAAAATGCTTTTAAATTTGAAGTCATTTGAAGAGATTACGCAGATTGGTAATGTATGTGATGAACCACTTTTTGGTAAGTTTAGCATCTTTAACTTTACTTtacactttaaaaaaaaaaaaaactttaaaactTTACTTTACACTTTTTTTTGTCCACGATTCTTACCTTCATATTTTTTGCAGATATCATTGGTGTGGTTGTCGACACTGGAAAAATTGTTATGCATTCTACATCTAGACTCATCGAAATCCGGCTATCAAATTCCGAGTAAGTGTTGAAAATTGTCTCgctttgttatttttataacgTATTTGAATCCCTTTTTCCACAGCCATAACATGCTTTTTTGCACATTGTGGGGAGATGCTGTTGATTCCGTTATGCCATTATGAATATTctaataaaatttgataatttgaaaagtttttagAGAAATAACATAAATAGCATTCAAATGTCAACCTTACGTCGGGTTTATTGAgaggtttttttttctatttcaaaaACTCTATGAATTCCTAGCCCTTTCTTCTTCCCACACATTTATGCCATTATTTTTCTATATTCCCATATAAATTCTGGTATAACTAAAGATAATGAGTATGGATGGGCACTTGCAAAACTCTTGCTTAGGCATAATATGCAAATTCTTGAGCTACTATTATTGTGGAATATCAATTACAACATGTAATCTGGCGGGGAGACGACTTGCAAGGATGGGTTCGAAATGTTCATCGGCATTAACATGTCAGACAATGGAAGAAACAGACTAGAGTTCATCGACAGAAATAGACTAGGCATATTCGTGTATTCTCATTGTATTGTTATACTTGTATTACATGTTTACAACCTCTTATTTATAGAAGAAACAAGTAGGGCATACAGGAAGGTTTTTTGAAGTATTCTTAGTTAAAATATCGAtctaattttgaatttattattttccttCCCTCCGTGATTTGTTTCATATTTTGGCCAATTCATGACAGAAATTGCGGCTGAGTAGCATattaatagtattataaattgCGAGGAAAAAAGGGGAATTAATAGTATGAAA
It contains:
- the LOC121772321 gene encoding protein NRT1/ PTR FAMILY 5.11-like, whose translation is MFNCIRNCFSNSIRDNVKGCRIVQLLWSDTLMRRAFFVLQPFLTDVWKLSFTHAAAIVNIWEGTSLMLPAVFQLLADKYLGNFKVVVISTVSSTLGIVFVTMSLPPVLGMGPCKEYNETCVGNTQRGLLYLGVALTAIGRGGLTVSVPCLHDEQTSQGGQFKLCGLVQKHGSTAQNLCVYAIGLVIISLISSWTFRFGFPAIFAAFVTVTFLGGWSSYTKTGPKDEGSLLSTLFKAFTPCRNHQENEGGRKESSFMRHITGISINFIILGIVSALGNTFFVSQANYMKRKFLFMTIPLAVFQLPMLIALAAAPCICAMCAFLQCANKYCNFCVPRCLRTIPSIVGVAVAMAHAILCCVVAAAVVKRKHAMWLVFQFYLVACVDVFFRSSIEAYYHAQAPSTLRDYHDVYTDFVTGVGYFSSVVLVAIVGRVSEGEGKGKKSWFGETVGESRLDRYYWLLAVLGTLSLAGFWVMVPFCIGRVDKSPANDDNDSNRLRHQSSCCFGRY